The window AAGTCGCCATAACTAGATGTGCTCTCTAAGTAGAGGTAAACGTAGCTTCCTCAGTGTATAGCTTAAATAAGAGATTTGACAAACATGTACTCATCCACAAATTACCTTCTCCCACGTGGATCAGTTGTGCCGAATTAATGTCTCATGATATACTACTGTTATCACTTTCACATGTCAGTAACTACCTTCTGTTCCGCTTATTGTTATATGCGTTTTAACTTCGGCCTTGTCATACTGTCTTTATTACCAATAAATTAACTTATTGATTTTTTCCTTGAAACGATCGCATCCTGATATCGCCCGAATTACCactttattattttccatattGCAGCCAACCAACCTCCTGCCTAGCACTGTGATAGCTGCTGATATCCCAAAGCTCAACTGCTCAGAGAAAATCGTGCTCACTGGAATTGTTAAGTATACACATCCACAAATTGGTGCAATCAAATGGCTAGACTGCCATCAAGTGTACATTGCCAGATATCTAGAGTTTTatcgaaaagaaaagaaacagaGACAAAGAAATAAATCTGTTTGTAGTAACTTGTGGCGAAAGATATTGAAAACTGATTCATGtaattctgttttaatttgttaattttatcATTGAACATTATCACACATATTCTTTTCTGTCATCTGTTTCTAATCGCCTATTGGAAATGAACGTAGTAGGTGAATATATAGACTGGATGAACAGGATTTTTAAAACAAGCATGGAAAGAGCAGGTATTTATCGATTAGGATGTGTTTGTATCCCATATAGACCCCAGAGTCTCTTCGATGTTCCTAATGAGTTCAGTGAATGGTTTATTATATGTGATCATTGCCTACCTAACATTAGTTCATTATGGGTTAAAGTTCATGAAAGGAAGGAATCCTTTTCGTATAAATGGACTCGTTTTTGTGTATGATTGGATCATGGTAGTTATAAATGCCTATATGCTATATGAATCTATAGCAGTCgcatttaatgaaaattattcgTTGTATTGTCAAAAGGTTGATTACAGCTCAAATCCTAACGCCTTGAGAGTAAGTTTTTCTATTTTGAGATCTTTTTATCGTTATGGTTTTTGTTTAAACCTTGTTCTTAATACTGTCCTATCAACAACTTATCACCTGATTAAGTAAGCACTTACTAATGATTAGTCATGACAGCTCCAAAAGAACCACTGCTTATCTTCTTtgctttttcagtttattaactactggtaCTCATGTGATCTCCGATTTCAGGTTTAAAACCCGAAAATTCCGCTTAAAAGCGTGTATTCAAGTTAACTTGGCTGAAAACATATTTCATCTCTTTTTTGGaatgaaattatcatttttcaaTTAAGTTCTTGCTGCAAGCTGTTGAAGAATCTTAAAATGTTACATATGATCAGCAGGTCATAAAACAAATATAACTAGTATAACAGACGCTTGTAAGTTGGAGAAGATTTACTACTTCACTAATCAACGAACAACTTGTACGTTTGCAGGTAAAAACAGTACCTAAAATCACTATTATATCACATAAAATATGGAGTTTTCTGGAAGAAACCATAATCTAAGTAACTAGGCAAAAAGTAACAAGAGCCTGGGTAAGTAACCTGTCATTGGCAGGACAGCGTCACCATCAAGTGTCGGTTCAAGACATTTCTTTCACTGGAACATTGTACGTTGTTGACGCTGATCTAATTCTTCTTGATCTTGCCTTGTCTTACAGTGTTCATTTGCCTCGTAAGGCCATTAGTATCGTTTGTAATTAACTTTTGTTTGCTATGTCTACACACAATTGCTAATATTTTTGAACACATTTGATTCTTTCCAAAGTTATGCAAGGACTTTTTGACCAAAGCCAAACGTCTCTTTAGTGTTCCGACCCAAAAAACTAGCTCCCTGACTAGAACAAGTTGCCCAttaatttgttttcaatttaAACTACATTGGTGCAATTCAATGGGCAAGTGCAGACGTTTACCTTGAGAAGTCAGTCATTTACagcgtagaaccaggcacatatgtgcatcggtccaagttgccatacctcattaacacaacaacacaAGTACCAAATTTATAGAATTAGTTACTTCAACGGTAGTAATATGTtaaaaaagattgcatataaacaTATGATACAGGTAGAAGGccttagttcatacaaacaaggtgtaaagcaattttaatttcatggtTTAAGGGCAGACAAAGGATGtacacacctacgccattgtgatcgattctgagccatgtcacacagtctccaactacCGCTTACGGTAGTCGCACggtccccaaccaagtagtctgcatgtcccaacatggctcagatcagaagttagtgactttatggactgatgtcacgttttggtttggtagcccctaactttcttccatccgtcTTCAACACTAATCATCATTGCGTGCCATGATAATCGGTAGTTGGGCATGCGTAGtacatgtcccaaccaccttAGTCGATGAAGTTTCACaacctcatgaactgatttaccataAATCCTAATACCTAGTGTCAAACTTCActgttacttacccggtgatcccagtagatgcgagcaatatttctaagacatctgtgatcaactactagtaacttacgagtatcctctacgCTTAATGACCACGCTTTttagccgtaaagtagaacggaacgaactgccgcTCAGTATACTTGTTCTttaattgatagatggatatttcTCCTTCACCGTAGGTAAAGTAAATTGGCGAAAGCTAAACGAGCTTTTCGGATCCGCGCAgtgatttcgtcagacactaacccattagcgctgaccagacttccaagataagtgaagttgtcgacgcgtccGACCAAAAGACTCTGCGTTTCATCAATGTCTTTGAGAAAAcactaaaataaaatgatgagATTGCTGAAATTATTTCTCAAATGAGAGCTGAAGTGATACAAATAGCTATCCACTAcacatacatatttatttaaacacataaaaattgGTAAATAGAGGCACctaatagatatgcaccacataaatcattcaatttatgtgagggctgggatattgCCTGTGTTATCAAACCGAGGCAGATGGTTCTCTCAGGAGGCCACTCCTGAAGCCTTTGACATAGAGGTCTAATCcgcaaggcaatggagcaactttaggagatgcagtcccgtgaTAACCGTAACCAAAAAAAGatccatacgccatttatttCGTTGGGATCCTGCagctcatgtacaccattggtttggaatcagggttttccgactcctCTAGGTATATCcttcgtatccaccaacccggttaaagcgccggacattcgctttttgtcctctcaattttataaacaatcTTGCTGCAGGAAGGCactggttgtatgcatgtggctaTGTGTGAGCATTTccagagggagagctgactctcggccgaaccagggcatttgggggtatgcatacatatacatacaatcAAATAGTTCTAGCTTCAAATTATGgctaaataaatattagaaaagaGCATCCATTTCTCAAATAACTAAATGTGTAGTAGAGAAATAAAGCCATAATTTATATGCAGACTACTTAAATGGTACTGTAAATGGCAGTTACTCATCGGATGATAGTAAGCTATAGGAGACGAAAAATGTAAGTCAAAAGATATGATTTGTTCTTAGTACCTAAATGGGTATCAAAGTGGTAACCGTGAGACCTACCTGTCCCGTGTTCGATCTATACACTTTTAAGGGAGTTGGGAACGTAACAGGTTAGTTATCCAATGCTTTTTTGTTTTGCTAGCTCTTCAACCAAGACCAGTCTGTAGTGACAAAACTATCTTCATCACTATAAGTTATCGGCTACTTTTGTTTGAAATAAGAAAGTAATATATGAAATTGTTTCTATTTTCTATTTTGCTATACAGTTAGTCCGAGCTATTTGGTTATTTCATATATCAAAAGTGATAGAATGTTTAGATACATTCTTTTTTATAATTCGTGGTCGAACACATCTTGTCACATGGTTACATGTCTATCACCATTGTACAATGATTCCGATAACATGGGCTGGAGTGAAATGGGTAGCTGGGGGTGAAATATTCCAACCTGTCGCAGTCAACTGCACGATTCATGTGATTATGTACAGTTATTATGCATTTGCAGCTCTTGGACCTAAATGGCGAAAATACTTGTGGTGGAAACGTTACCTAACAATGCTACAAAtggtttgttcttttttttcgaaAATAAGCTAACACTTGTGTACTACATTTTTTGTTGGTGATGAACAATTGCTATCTATTATTTTATAACATTTAACCATTTAGAAAATGGAATATCTTATCTGATGTGTATATTTGGCGGACTATACTACACGGTTGAAATTGTTCATAAACATGTTTCAAACTGCCAAATGCCAATAGATCGTAGAATTCGTCCGTTTATCCTAGACCATCAATTAAACCTTTGGCAAAGGGTCATAAATTGTATTTAGAAGGTCAATTTAgtgttaatttaataatttcatgtttGATTACTATCAAAGTACAATTTGAGTGTATATATATCCAacacttatttatattcatataaagTGAACAACAAAACTCTAAAGCAAAAGACTAAGAGAAAGAATAAAAACAGCAAAAAAGATGCTTTAGGATTTTTTTGGCCAATTCAAACtgattatatgaaataaatttgaactaAAAAACTATTTCGTTAGTCACTTCATCTCAATTTTCTCTTAAGAAAATGAATTCACATGGAATTATTATATAGTTCGTGGGTGAATATAAAGAATTTATATACTTGAAGAAACGTTTTTGTACTTTATTCTTCTTTCCTTTCCTTGGATCCATTTTCGACAAACAGTACCAACTTTCAGTATTTAGAAGGAGGTTGTTGAATTTTCACAATATGGATCAGCAACAGATCTTAGACAATCCTTGAAGAAAAAGATCTGGAtggttagttttttttaaaacggGACTCTTCGGGTCTATGGATCCATGGCATCACCACTTTGTGTGAGAGTTTAAAGGTTTTAGGTTTGATCTCTTGAAGGACTTACCACATCAGGACAAAATAACTATCAAGTGCCTTCTGATTTTCCAACTAACATCAGCTGATGACGTATGATACCAGaagtttttatttgataaacgGTATTCAATAGTAAATTTTCGCCTATCAaggattttttaaattttcttggCAGTCGAATTTCATCAGGGGTCCAAAGCTCTGAAGTTCATCCGGTGAAGTCGAGTTTAAAGCTCACAGACGCGATAAAGTTTACTTAATGTTGTAGTTCATTGGTTCAAATAACTGAAACTTAGCTGGTAGATCTTCAGGTATAACTCTGTATCTGTCTTAGACAATTATTCCAATTCTTATAAAACACATGTGACTTAGCGTCTAGTAAATAACATTTTGCTTAGATGTAGAGTGTATTTTCGATTCAGATACCAAAGCAAATGACTTGTACAACGTATGAACTACAATTCACAAGAATTCGCACTGTTAGATAGGTGGTTTAATTGTAAAGTTTTCATCGTCTTTCTAGACAATACTATCAAAACACAATTCTATTTTTGATTTTGAGTTATAAATTTTTTTCGATTCTCTCAAAATCATATTCACTGTAAGTTGGCAATTTGAACGGATGTAACCAATCGAAACTATTTATTGAATAGGAATTTTCAGTTTTCAATATACCTAATTATTTTTCTaagtattttttttagaaaaagagTTGAATGATTCCATATCACACTTGTTTTCTCCTTCTTATGCTCATATAGATTCAATTTAGCTATGGAATGCTTTATTCTTACATTTCGCTTTACAACCAATGTGGTCTGAAGGAATTTGTATATTACATCAATTTGTTTTATCAAGCCAGTCTTCTATTACTTTTCTATAATCATTATCACCATGCATATCATAAATCGAAAAACCAAAAGTTATGTAAAGCAGTAAGTATATGTTTATGTGAATGCTTTTCGTCGTTTTTTTCTAAAACTTTATCTTTGCCACTGAAATATTTCTACCGATAGATATTTTGTCCACAAGAACCGAATATGAATGAGAAAAAATAAATACTGTTAACAATTAGGCTATATGGCTTAGATGTTCATGTTAACCGTAAGGAACTTAAATAATTTATAGATTTAAAACATACTTGTAAGACAATAATGAGAAATATTCCAGTCTTGTCTACtcgataaaattttatttagtagtcagtcagtcatttacagcgtagaaccaggcacatatatgcatcgatccaagttgccatacctcattagcacaacaacacaAGTACCAAATTTATAGAATTAGTTACTTCAACGGTAGTAATATGTtaaaaaagattgcatataaacaTATGATACAGGTAGAAGGccttagttcatacaaacaaggtgtaaagcaattttaatttcatggtTTAAGGGCAGACAAAGGATGtacacacctacgccattgtgatcgattctgagccatgtcacacagtctccaactacCGCTTACGGTAGTCGCACggtccccaaccaagtagtctgcatgtcccaacatggctcagatcagaagttagtgactttatggactgatgtcacgttttggtttggtagcccctaactttcttccatccgtcTTCAACACTAATCATCATTGCGTGCCATGATAATCGGTAGTTGGGCATGCGTAGtacatgtcccaaccaccttAGTCGATGAAGTTTCACaacctcatgaactgatttaccataAATCCTAATACCTAGTGTCAAACTTCActgttacttacccggtgatcccaatagatgcgagcaatatttctaagacatctgtgatcaactactagtaacttacgagtatcctctacgCTTAATGACCACGCTTTGCCGCCTCATATTTCGTTCTGTTCTACACTTTTTAACATACTATTGAGGATGATTCTATTCACTCGTTTATCATTCTACttaattactttttattatttcaaatgtatatatagttataattatttattgtctGATAATAGGTTTATTTACTCAGATTTCAGTTACACCTTTAGTACGAGGTCTGCGTAATACAAACAGTATACTTAACACAAAGTATGTAGGGAAAAACTCGGACCATTGTCCTATCGTTTGAAATTTGAAGGCTCTGATCGCTAAAATACAACTATTAATTACTATTCAAGTTGCATTACGAATCTTATAAATGACAACAATCAACGTTCATTATGTTGTTTCGTAGTGTACGTTTTTATTATATGTTGGTTACTTCCACTTGGTTATTTAAATGAACAGAACAAGGGAGAAAGTGTATGCTCAGTGGCTGgaaacaaacaataatatgCCACGAACCTAAACTTCCCGATAGTTTCGAGTAGTCAACAAAGTTTTTCTACGGTCATGGGCCAGTGAATTCACTGCGGAGTTCAAACCCTTGTTATCCAGCGTCACTGTCAGAGACGTTGCTAGTGAGCTGGTTGAAATGTTCGAGatgatcaataaaattaatCGACGCCAATGATTGAACTAACACTCGACGACCGATCGAGGAAAGTATTACTTgtatacttatttacttacacctgttactcatCGCGGAGGAGAATAGGCCAATGACCATCATTCTCCACTG of the Schistosoma haematobium chromosome 4, whole genome shotgun sequence genome contains:
- the ELOVL4 gene encoding Elongation of very long chain fatty acids protein 4 (EggNog:ENOG4112RAT~COG:I), producing MNVVGEYIDWMNRIFKTSMERADPRVSSMFLMSSVNGLLYVIIAYLTLVHYGLKFMKGRNPFRINGLVFVYDWIMVVINAYMLYESIAVAFNENYSLYCQKVDYSSNPNALRLVRAIWLFHISKVIECLDTFFFIIRGRTHLVTWLHVYHHCTMIPITWAGVKWVAGGEIFQPVAVNCTIHVIMYSYYAFAALGPKWRKYLWWKRYLTMLQMIQFSYGMLYSYISLYNQCGLKEFVYYINLFYQASLLLLFYNHYHHAYHKSKNQKLCKATDDNSIDIHTNGNIKKDE